One stretch of Clavelina lepadiformis chromosome 6, kaClaLepa1.1, whole genome shotgun sequence DNA includes these proteins:
- the LOC143463334 gene encoding cathepsin O-like isoform X2: protein MYRLMVYFIFYVYFTFSLPTAYLHENLFEEYVAQFKKPYRKGSEEYLYRYKNFLATLQRIKQRNFDEHKVLAFGDNKTKAVYRVNKFSDLSQQEFRGTYLSHISSEGTHATDESKLILQSDVTQLPDKFDWRTANVITAVKNQGKCGSCWAFSTVETIESAWAIATKRPIVLSPQQVIDCNSFGYGCAGGNPHETLSWLNKTMEKLVPESVYPYHHSMGKCLNENMAKVYVGVDDYMFHGCSKLCPSVERKMMIPALLKYGPLIVSVDATSWQDYMGGVIQHHCSHDQPNHAVQVVGYDMTGVANSVAVVKSVFGPGS, encoded by the exons ATGTATCGTCTtatggtttattttattttttatgtatattTCACGTTTTCTCTCCCGACAGCTTACCTCCATGAGAATCTATTTGAGGAATATGTAGCACAATTTAAGAAACCGTATCGCAAGGGGTCTGAAGAGTATTTGTATAGATACAAAAACTTCCtg GCAACCCTGCAGAGGATTAAGCAAAGAAATTTTGATGAACACAAGGTCTTAGCATTTGGtgataacaaaacaaaagcagtTTATAGAGTCAACAAGTTTTCTGACCTATCCCAACAAGAATTTCGTG GAACCTATCTTTCGCATATTTCTTCTGAAGGTACCCATGCCACTGATGAATCAAAGCTTATTTTACAAAGTGATGTAACACAACTTCCAGATAAATTTGACTGGAGGACGGCAAATGTTATAACCGCTGTTAAAAATCAAGGAAAG TGTGGAAGCTGTTG GGCGTTCAGCACTGTGGAAACTATTGAAAGTGCATGGGCAATTGCAACAAAACGACCAATAGTTCTTAGCCCACAGCAAGTTATTGATTGCAATTCATTTGGGTATGGCTGTGCTGGAGGCAATCCGCATGAAACCTTATCGTGGTTGAACAAG ACCATGGAAAAATTAGTTCCGGAGTCTGTATACCCATATCACCACTCCATGGGAAAATGCCttaatgaaaatat GGCAAAAGTTTATGTTGGTGTTGATGACTATATGTTTCATGG ATGTTCTAAATTGTGCCCTTCAGTAGAAAGAAAGATGATGATACCGGCTCTTCTGAAGTATGGTCCACTTATTGTCAGTGTTGATGCTACAAGTTGGCAG GATTACATGGGAGGTGTTATTCAGCACCACTGCTCTCATGATCAACCTAATCATGCAGTGCAAGTAGTTGGATATGACATGACAG gtGTTGCCAATTCTGTTGCCGTTGTTAAGTCTGTCTTTGGACCGGGATCGTGA
- the LOC143463334 gene encoding cathepsin O-like isoform X1 — translation MYRLMVYFIFYVYFTFSLPTAYLHENLFEEYVAQFKKPYRKGSEEYLYRYKNFLATLQRIKQRNFDEHKVLAFGDNKTKAVYRVNKFSDLSQQEFRGTYLSHISSEGTHATDESKLILQSDVTQLPDKFDWRTANVITAVKNQGKCGSCWAFSTVETIESAWAIATKRPIVLSPQQVIDCNSFGYGCAGGNPHETLSWLNKTMEKLVPESVYPYHHSMGKCLNENMAKVYVGVDDYMFHGCSKLCPSVERKMMIPALLKYGPLIVSVDATSWQDYMGGVIQHHCSHDQPNHAVQVVGYDMTGKIPFWIVRNSWGRDFGYDGYLRIKIGGNLCGVANSVAVVKSVFGPGS, via the exons ATGTATCGTCTtatggtttattttattttttatgtatattTCACGTTTTCTCTCCCGACAGCTTACCTCCATGAGAATCTATTTGAGGAATATGTAGCACAATTTAAGAAACCGTATCGCAAGGGGTCTGAAGAGTATTTGTATAGATACAAAAACTTCCtg GCAACCCTGCAGAGGATTAAGCAAAGAAATTTTGATGAACACAAGGTCTTAGCATTTGGtgataacaaaacaaaagcagtTTATAGAGTCAACAAGTTTTCTGACCTATCCCAACAAGAATTTCGTG GAACCTATCTTTCGCATATTTCTTCTGAAGGTACCCATGCCACTGATGAATCAAAGCTTATTTTACAAAGTGATGTAACACAACTTCCAGATAAATTTGACTGGAGGACGGCAAATGTTATAACCGCTGTTAAAAATCAAGGAAAG TGTGGAAGCTGTTG GGCGTTCAGCACTGTGGAAACTATTGAAAGTGCATGGGCAATTGCAACAAAACGACCAATAGTTCTTAGCCCACAGCAAGTTATTGATTGCAATTCATTTGGGTATGGCTGTGCTGGAGGCAATCCGCATGAAACCTTATCGTGGTTGAACAAG ACCATGGAAAAATTAGTTCCGGAGTCTGTATACCCATATCACCACTCCATGGGAAAATGCCttaatgaaaatat GGCAAAAGTTTATGTTGGTGTTGATGACTATATGTTTCATGG ATGTTCTAAATTGTGCCCTTCAGTAGAAAGAAAGATGATGATACCGGCTCTTCTGAAGTATGGTCCACTTATTGTCAGTGTTGATGCTACAAGTTGGCAG GATTACATGGGAGGTGTTATTCAGCACCACTGCTCTCATGATCAACCTAATCATGCAGTGCAAGTAGTTGGATATGACATGACAG GTAAGATACCATTTTGGATTGTCCGAAATTCTTGGGGCAGAGACTTTGGTTATGATGGCTATCTTCGAATAAAAATTGGTGGCAACCTATGtg gtGTTGCCAATTCTGTTGCCGTTGTTAAGTCTGTCTTTGGACCGGGATCGTGA